The Pseudomonas solani genome segment GTGCTCCTTGGCCAGCACCAGGCTGGCGGAGCCTTTCTGGTAGCCGATGCGCAGGGTCGCGGGGTCGGCCAGGGCGCCTTGCGCCAGGGCCAGCAGCGCCAGCAACGCGGCGCCCAGTCGAAGTCGTTGCATGGTCAGTCCTGCCAGTCGGTGGAGGGTTTTTCCCAGAGGTTGATGCCGCCTTCCACGGCGTGGCGATCGATCTCCGCCAACTCCTCGGCGCTGAAGGCGAGGTTGTCCAGGGCGGCGACGTTCTCGACGATCTGCTCCGGGCGGCTGGCGCCGATCAATGCCGAGGTCACCCGCGCGTCGCGCAGGGTCCAGGCCAGGGCCAACTGGGCCAGGCTCTGGCCACGGCGCTGGGCGATCTCGTTGAGCGCACGCACCCGGGCGATGTTGGCCTCGGACAGGTGCTCCGGGCGCAGCGAGGCGCCGCCGGGGCGGTTGACCCGCGCATCCTCCGGCACGCCGCCGAGGTACTTGCCGGTGAGCAGCCCCTGGGCCAGCGGGGTGAAGGCGATGACGCCCGTGCCGAGTTCCTCGGTGGTGGCCAGCAGGTCCTTCTCCACCCAACGGTTGAGCAGGTTGTAGGCCGGCTGGTGGATCAGCAGCGGCACCTTCCATTCGCGCAGCAGCGCGGCGAGCTCGCGGGTCTTGCCCGCCGAGTAGGAGGAAATGCCCACGTACAGCGCCTTGCCC includes the following:
- the mgrA gene encoding L-glyceraldehyde 3-phosphate reductase, with amino-acid sequence MTYIAAPDRYERIPYRRVGRSGLVLPALSLGLWHNFGDATPIDTQRALLRTAFELGINHFDLANNYGPPYGSAEINFGRLLQEDFRAHRDELVISTKAGWDMWPGPYGQGGSSRKYLLSSLDQSLARLGLDYVDIFYSHRFDPDTPLEETAGALASAVQQGKALYVGISSYSAGKTRELAALLREWKVPLLIHQPAYNLLNRWVEKDLLATTEELGTGVIAFTPLAQGLLTGKYLGGVPEDARVNRPGGASLRPEHLSEANIARVRALNEIAQRRGQSLAQLALAWTLRDARVTSALIGASRPEQIVENVAALDNLAFSAEELAEIDRHAVEGGINLWEKPSTDWQD